Genomic DNA from bacterium:
TAACCTAAGACCGCATCTGCCTGGTCAAAAATTTCCTTTGCAGATTTAAAATTCTGATAGAATTCATAGCCCATACCTACATATTGTGAGCCCTGTCCTGGGAAAACATACGCTATTTTTTTCACTTATCAATCCTTATTCTGAAAAATCGGTTATAGTTTATGGTTTATAGTTTATGGTTTATGGTTTATAGTTTATGGTTTATAGTCCTTCAACTATAAACTATAAACTATAAACTATCAACTATCTACTATCAACTATCTCCCCTTTTAAAATCGAATGACTGTTCCTGCCCAACAAAGTCCGCCACCAAAAGAGCTTAATAAAACAATATCGCCCTTTTTTATTCTACCTTGTTTTTTTGCTTCATCGATAGAGACAGCCGTAGAAGCCGCAGACATATTACCATATTTATGTAAATTCACAAAAACTTTGTCTGGACCAATATGAAGTCGTTTATCTACAGCTTCAATGATACGGATATTAGCCTGATGTGGAATGAATAAATCTACCTCACTAACATCTAAATGAGCCAGATGTAATGCCTTTCTTGCAGATTTACACATTGCATCAACGGCATATTTGAATACCTCTCTACCATTCATTTTGATATAATGGAATCTTTCGTCTATAATTTTTTGAGAGATAGGGTTTCTGCTGCCGCCACCAGGAATTTGCAATTTATCAGTTTTGGAACCATCAGCCCCTAAGTAACTACTAAGGATTCCAGTTCCTTTTCGGACTGGTTGTAACACGACTGCTCCAGCCCCATCACCAAATAAAACACAGGTATTACGGTCTGTCCAATCGGTAATTTTAGTAAGGCAATCTGCGGCAATAACCAAAACAGTCTTATAGGTATGGGTAGCAATTAGATTTTTGGCTAATTCTAAGGCATAACTAAACCCGGCACAGGCGGCGGATAAATCAAAACAGGCGGCATGAATCGCCCCTATTTTATGCTGAATAAAACAAGCAGTAGATGGAAAAAGCATATCCGGAGTAACGGTGGCGACAATAATCATTTCTACCTTTGAAGGATGAACTTTTGCATCTTCCAGAGCGGCTAATGCGGCTGGAACGGCTAAATCCGAAGATGCCTGATTATCTTCAGCAATCCGTCGCTCACTTATGCCACTCCTTGTTCGTATCCACTCATCTGAAGTATCAACCATTTTCTCAAGGTCAAAATTAGTCAATACTTTAGAAGGTGTATAAGAACCTGTGCCAACTATACCTACTGCCCTTAATTCATCTTTTTTCATCTATCCCTCTTTAATTCCTTTTTCGATATGAAGATTGACTTGATGGTTAATAAATTCGCAAGCTACCCTGATTCCATTCTTTACTGCCTTCGGAGAAGAAGCACCATGACAAATAATACACACACCATCTATGCCTAAAAGTGGTGCTCCGCCATATTCTGAATAATCAACTAATTTTTTAAACTTTTTAAATGCAGGTTTAGAAAGAAAAGCACCAATCTTCAAACTGAGACTTTTAGATAATTCCTGTTTTAAAAAGCTAATTATCATTTCGGCTAAACTTTCACCAAATTTTAAAACCACATTACCCACAAATCCATCACAGACAATTACATCTACCGTGCCATTTATAATATCTCTTCCTTCAACATTGCCGATAAAATTTAGAGAAGAGTGTTTTAGCAGGTCAAATGTCTGAGAAGTAAGTGTATTCCCTTTACCTTCTTCTTCCCCAATACTTAAAAGTCCTATTTTAGGATTGGGCTTTCCCATAATATCTTTGGCATAGACATTACCCATTATGGCAAATTGTAAGAGATGTTGTGGTTTGCAGTCAACATTAGCGCCCACATCAAGAAGTATGGATGCTCCGGATAAAGTCGGAATAAGTGTTGCAATTGCAGGTCTAAAAATACCTTTTAGTCTGCCAGGATACATTAAAGCACCTGCCATTACCGCGCCAGTATTACCTGCTGAAATAAAGGCATCTACCTCACCTTGTTTTAATGCCTTTATCGCGACAACAATTGAAGAATCTTTTTTAGTTTTAACTGCTTGTGCCGGAGATTCATGCATTTCAATAATTTCTTTTGTATCCCTGATGACAATTGGTAATCCTTTTGTTTGATAACGAGCCAATTCATTAGTAATTGCCTTTTCTTGACCAAATAAGGTTATTTGAGTTACTTCTTTTAACTCATTCAATGCCTCAACCACACCAGCTACAATAGACTGTGGTGCATGGTCTCCGCCCATAGCATCAACTGCAATACGCATTTTATTTTTTCTTTTCCTCTATTGTTAATACAACGCGGCCGTTGTAAAAACCACAATTTAAACAAATACGATGAGGTAATTTTGGTTGTCCACATTGGGAACAGGTAGAAATATCTACTGGTGTTATTTTCCAGTGACTTCTTCTTTTATCTCGTTTTGCCTTTGATGTTTGTCGTTTTGGATTAGCCATTTTTTAAAACCTCCTTTTAGAAGTAGTCAGTAGTCAGTAGTTAGTCGTAAACTTTACTAACCAATGTATATAACATCGCTTGTATTTCATCTAATTGTGCTACTCTCTTATTGATTATTTCTGCAGGTAAAAATTTTGTGCATCTGATATATCTACCTTTACTTTCACCTGCTGACCCACGCGAAATCCTAAAAAATTGTTTCAGTTCTTTACCTGCTTTACGACCATAACCTTCTTCCATATTAGCACAAATGGAATCAAGGCTTCTAATTTGTTGTCTTGCCAATTCTTTCCCAGCAAAATTTTCACTCAAAACTGGTAAATCTTCTTTTATAAATTCGTCAAACAATTTCATTGCTTTCTGATAGACAATAAAATCTTCTACACTTTTAACTTTTATTTTGTTCTCCATTTTTCCTTACTCTCTCTACTGACTACTGACTACATGTAGTTTTATTCAAATTTACGCCGCAATGACTACACAATCCCTGACAGTTTTCTTGACAAATTGGTTTTATCGGTAACGATAATATTATTTGCTCTCGAATTTGTTCCATTAAATTAATATTATCCTGGCGATAAAAAATCCTTTCTATGTCCTCTACTTGTAATTCTCCTCCATAATCTTCTGTTTTTTCACATTTGGTTTCGTATAAATCTATTTTAAAATCCCGGTTTAATTTAAAATTAAAATCTTCAAGACAACGACTGCATTGAAGCAGAACATCAACTTTTAAATTACCTCTAAGTCTAATACTCTCACCGATATTAACTAAATGGAATTTAATAGAAATAGGAGAGGTAAGTTTTATGTCTTCAATTGTGTCAAGAGATTCATCTTGTTCAATAAAGAGTTCACTGCCGATATTTTGTTTTATTTTAGAGATGTCAACACTAACTAAATCAATCATTTTTTATGGTGTTATCTGGTGGTGTCTTAATCTAGCATAAAGGTTGAAATAGTGTAAGAAAAGGAGATATGGGGATTATGGAGATTAGAAGATAAATTTATTCTAAAATTTTGGAAATTACAATGAATAATCTCCCTATCTCCCTTTATCTCCTTATCCCTTTTTTACACCAAATCTGCATAGATTTCGCTATTAGCGTTATTTTCAAACACCACCTGTTATCTCCAATTCAGATTTAATTTACAGAGCCGTTACAGGTGACGAATCAATAATTGTCGTAAACTGTGAAAAACATTGGTAACTGATTACCAGCTATCACCTAATCAGGAATGTATCATACACTATTTTTATTTTTATGTCAAGGGAATTTTTTGAATGATAGATTTAGTCATCTGGGAGGTTGTTGAGGAACCACCTAAATCATAGGTAAGTGTTTTCCCTTCTTTAATCACCAAACCCACTGCGTTCACAATTTTTTTAGCCGCCTCTTTCTCTCCTAAATATTCAAGCATCATTGCCCCGGATAAAATACAGGCACAGGGATTAATTTTATCTTGACCGGCATATTTAGGTGCTGAGCCATGGACAGGC
This window encodes:
- the rpmF gene encoding 50S ribosomal protein L32, with the protein product MANPKRQTSKAKRDKRRSHWKITPVDISTCSQCGQPKLPHRICLNCGFYNGRVVLTIEEKKK
- the plsX gene encoding phosphate acyltransferase PlsX; the protein is MRIAVDAMGGDHAPQSIVAGVVEALNELKEVTQITLFGQEKAITNELARYQTKGLPIVIRDTKEIIEMHESPAQAVKTKKDSSIVVAIKALKQGEVDAFISAGNTGAVMAGALMYPGRLKGIFRPAIATLIPTLSGASILLDVGANVDCKPQHLLQFAIMGNVYAKDIMGKPNPKIGLLSIGEEEGKGNTLTSQTFDLLKHSSLNFIGNVEGRDIINGTVDVIVCDGFVGNVVLKFGESLAEMIISFLKQELSKSLSLKIGAFLSKPAFKKFKKLVDYSEYGGAPLLGIDGVCIICHGASSPKAVKNGIRVACEFINHQVNLHIEKGIKEG
- a CDS encoding beta-ketoacyl-ACP synthase III, with translation MKKDELRAVGIVGTGSYTPSKVLTNFDLEKMVDTSDEWIRTRSGISERRIAEDNQASSDLAVPAALAALEDAKVHPSKVEMIIVATVTPDMLFPSTACFIQHKIGAIHAACFDLSAACAGFSYALELAKNLIATHTYKTVLVIAADCLTKITDWTDRNTCVLFGDGAGAVVLQPVRKGTGILSSYLGADGSKTDKLQIPGGGSRNPISQKIIDERFHYIKMNGREVFKYAVDAMCKSARKALHLAHLDVSEVDLFIPHQANIRIIEAVDKRLHIGPDKVFVNLHKYGNMSAASTAVSIDEAKKQGRIKKGDIVLLSSFGGGLCWAGTVIRF
- a CDS encoding four helix bundle protein; the protein is MENKIKVKSVEDFIVYQKAMKLFDEFIKEDLPVLSENFAGKELARQQIRSLDSICANMEEGYGRKAGKELKQFFRISRGSAGESKGRYIRCTKFLPAEIINKRVAQLDEIQAMLYTLVSKVYD
- a CDS encoding DUF177 domain-containing protein, encoding MIDLVSVDISKIKQNIGSELFIEQDESLDTIEDIKLTSPISIKFHLVNIGESIRLRGNLKVDVLLQCSRCLEDFNFKLNRDFKIDLYETKCEKTEDYGGELQVEDIERIFYRQDNINLMEQIREQIILSLPIKPICQENCQGLCSHCGVNLNKTTCSQ